GCCTTCTACGTCAGGATCATTATTCACAATCTCCCATTTGTCATGGTATTCATCTGAAAGTATCGAATAGAAAAGATCGAAATCAAATCCATGTCTTCTTGCCCTTCCAAAACGAAACTCGTTTCCTAATGCAAATCGAGCACCATAAAAAACATCATTGTATTCTTCCTTCCCTAGCACCCAAATCATGGAAGTATATCCATATTGGATTTTCAGATTTGGCTTATAAATTGTGCTCTTATCCTTTGGAATTAGATAAAAATTCATACCCGCTCCCAATCCCGGACGAACAGGTGTAACACCTAACTGACCTGTAACTGAAATATACGGAGTAAAACAATAACTGAAATTGGCTCCTAAAATACCGCTATAACCTAATCCAAAACCAATTCCTAAACTGGCTTGATTCCACTTTTCATCGTAATTGGATTGATATTGAGCTAAGGCAGGAGTAGAGGGAAAAATAATAATTGCCAAAAGGGCAAAGAGCATGTTTTTCACGGTTGGTTTCATAGAAAGTAATAATTTAAATCTTGCGCTAAAATATAACGCTCACCTTTTTTAAACAAGATTAATCTGAATAAGTGAAGTTTATCAATTAGTAAAAAGGCCTGCACTTGTCGCATGATCATATGCTTCCTCTGTATCCTCAACCAACAGCATGGGCACACCAAGAGAAAGAGTCTCAGAGACCAATTCTTCATCCAGCTCTTTTTTCCTACCTACTGAACGAATAAACACAGCCAATACCCTATCAGAATAATGTCTTGCCGCATGAGCATAAATCTCTGGATCACGCTGTCCACTATCGCCAATGAGTACAAACTTCAAATCGGGAAAGAGACTCATCAGCCGATCAATCTTATCAATTTTGTGCTGATGACTCCCTCCTCCAGAGCGTATCAGATCCAATAGACTTGATTTAAAATTCTGCAACAAAAAAGGACCTTTCGGCAACTGACGAGTAGAGAAAAAGTCAACCAAAAAATCATACAGGTTCCATTCGCTACTACTCACATAAAAAATCGGATTGGACTTACCATTCCCTGCCAAACGATCATAGAATTTTTTCACTCCCTCGAAAGGCAATCTCGTCTTGGCATTTTTGATCAATATCAACCTGAGCTTTCTTAATATCTGTGTGGCATGCGACACCAAAATGGTATCATCGATATCAGAAATCACACCATATCGAGCACTAGGATTGACTATCAGTGCTTTACCAGTCTTTATCACTTCTTTAGTATATTCTCCCTCTAGCAATCGATATTCTACGGTCTGCCAGCCATATTCTTGATTACCCTCTTCCATTTCGAGCCAGGTAGAAAAGTAGCCACTCTCGTCAGTCTCTGCCATGGCTTTTTTGCCTCGGAAAGAAATCTCCACTTTGGCTTCTGGAATCACCGTACTTAGATAGCGCGCCAGCATATGCTTGAGGTTCCTTCTTTTTTTGTCATCCTCATTGGAGATAAAAGCCGGACGATTTTCCAAAACCTGACCTTTCAGGTAGACTTTGGCAGAAGTACCATAGCCACGATAAGGCACAATGGTCGGTGGATGGATAATCCCCATCTTTTTTTTGACCCAAAGTGCGAGTCGAACGCCAACTTTTCTGAATATTGTGATAGCCTTAGATTTTAGGGCAATATTCTCAAAAATCCATAGAATGCAAAACGCAACAGCCGGTCCGCTCCTATTTGTCATTAATCCCATCTCGGGGACTTCGAATAAGAAGCAACTGGACAGCCATATTGATAAATTTTGTCAAAAAAATGGAATCAACTACCAAATCCTCAAGACCACTGGAAAGAAAGATGGCCAGAAAATTCGTACTGCCATAAAAGAACTAAAGCCAAAAGCTATTATAGCCGGTGGTGGTGACGGCACGGTCAATCTGGTGGCAGAGCAGATTCTTTCCTCAGAGATCATGTTGTCCATATTACCCCTGGGCTCAGCCAATGGACTGGCGACTGAATTGGAAATCCCTGAGGGTTGGGAAGAAAATTTCGATATGTTGATTCGTCCCAGGGTGCAAAAAGTGGATGCCATTCAAATCAACGAAAAACACCTGTCGCTACATCTCTGCGACATGGGCTTCAATGCGGAGCTGATCCGAGAGTTTGAGAAAGAAGGCAAACGAGGTTTAGGTGGCTATGCCCGCTCCTTTTTCAAGAAGCTAGCGCAAAGAAAATCAGGTCGATTCAAGGTGGTCACACCTACTTCCAGTAATCGATACAAAGCAGAGATGATCGTCATTGCCAATGCCTCTAGTTACGGAACGGGCGCAATCGTTAACCCAAGATCCGACCTGGGTGATGGCAAGTTTGAAGTCTGTATATTTAAGCCTTTTCCCTGGAGAAAAATCATCTCTATGACCTGGCATAGCTTTGTTGGAAACCTGGAAGAATCCGAATACTTTGCCATCCATCAGACCAATGAGGTGACCATCAGTTCCAAACATCAACACACCCTGCAGGTAGATGGCGAGGTGATCGGAGACACCAATATCTTAAAGGCAAAGTGTATCCCCGCCGCGATTCGCCTAATAGTCCCAGACCACAGTCAAGATTAACGCAGCAGCTTGCTTTGTTTGCCATAACCCAGGCGTTCTTGCAATGACTGACTCCTTGCTACCAAAGCAACCAATATTACAAAACCTGTTAATGCAAATCTCATGACTCCAATTTGAATTCAGGGTTATAAATTAACCCAACAGCATTATTCCACGGATCCAAAACTGCCGCCACGATAATTTCACCTCCCACATTGTGAGGAGCCTCCAGTTCTCTGGCTCCAAGAGCCAAAAACTTTTCATATTCCTTGACAATATCCTCCACACCCCAATAGCTAAGAACATTGCTGCTCTTCGGAGTAATACTTTCATCAGGTATCAAACCCAATTCATAACCAGCAATATTGAATCCCACATAATAGGATTCATCAAAATAGGCGGAAGTTTCAAAGGCTTTGGCAAACCATTCCTTGGCTTCATCGATATCGTCTACTTTGTAGATGGTAGTTCTCAGTCCAAGCATGTGCTACAATTCACGTACCCAAATATTTCTAAATGATACAGGATTGCCATGATCCTGCAGCATGATCGGTGCATCTCCATGTGCTTGATAGCTCGGAGGCCCGATATATTCTGTGCTTCCTTTGATCTCAACATGATTCTGCACCAGGACACCATTGTGCAAAACAGTGACATAGGCTGGAGAAAGTAAATCCCCTTTGTCGTCAAACTCTGGCGCAGTAAAGATGATATCATAGCTTTGCCATTCTGTAGGCGGATTCATGACATTGACTAGGGGCGCA
This is a stretch of genomic DNA from Reichenbachiella ulvae. It encodes these proteins:
- a CDS encoding App1 family protein, encoding MGIIHPPTIVPYRGYGTSAKVYLKGQVLENRPAFISNEDDKKRRNLKHMLARYLSTVIPEAKVEISFRGKKAMAETDESGYFSTWLEMEEGNQEYGWQTVEYRLLEGEYTKEVIKTGKALIVNPSARYGVISDIDDTILVSHATQILRKLRLILIKNAKTRLPFEGVKKFYDRLAGNGKSNPIFYVSSSEWNLYDFLVDFFSTRQLPKGPFLLQNFKSSLLDLIRSGGGSHQHKIDKIDRLMSLFPDLKFVLIGDSGQRDPEIYAHAARHYSDRVLAVFIRSVGRKKELDEELVSETLSLGVPMLLVEDTEEAYDHATSAGLFTN
- a CDS encoding diacylglycerol/lipid kinase family protein, translated to MQNATAGPLLFVINPISGTSNKKQLDSHIDKFCQKNGINYQILKTTGKKDGQKIRTAIKELKPKAIIAGGGDGTVNLVAEQILSSEIMLSILPLGSANGLATELEIPEGWEENFDMLIRPRVQKVDAIQINEKHLSLHLCDMGFNAELIREFEKEGKRGLGGYARSFFKKLAQRKSGRFKVVTPTSSNRYKAEMIVIANASSYGTGAIVNPRSDLGDGKFEVCIFKPFPWRKIISMTWHSFVGNLEESEYFAIHQTNEVTISSKHQHTLQVDGEVIGDTNILKAKCIPAAIRLIVPDHSQD
- a CDS encoding VOC family protein, which gives rise to MLGLRTTIYKVDDIDEAKEWFAKAFETSAYFDESYYVGFNIAGYELGLIPDESITPKSSNVLSYWGVEDIVKEYEKFLALGARELEAPHNVGGEIIVAAVLDPWNNAVGLIYNPEFKLES